One segment of Jatrophihabitans sp. DNA contains the following:
- the purB gene encoding adenylosuccinate lyase codes for MLDRYTSAEMAALWSDQHTLELWREVELAVLEAWAHAGAATASTLATAQAVPAPLPREVVEEEQRTRHDVVAFVNVWTAGMPSVVASWVHRGVTSSDIVDTATGVRLAQVSELLVAAADRLVASLRDHALAHQHTVQVGRTHGQHAAPTVWGLRVADFAFAVARCRDRLAQARGEVAVAKISGPVGSYAGVSPGIERRVASALGLRPSPVSTQVVMRDSIAHWMSCLALLASVCEAVALEVRHGARSEVAELSESFRDGQAGSSAMPHKRNPVSAEKICGLARVVRGYVNPVMEGVALWNQRDISHSSVERICLPDASAILEHLLTSTTELIDDLVVDADRMRDNLAAAGSTVFSHAALTVLLDAGLDRRRAYAMIQKRAHAGDAQPLSTLLQAALRAEGIDIPPERWAAVTDLDRELAEVGAVFQRLRGLR; via the coding sequence GTGCTGGATAGGTACACCTCGGCCGAGATGGCGGCGCTCTGGTCGGATCAACACACCCTGGAACTCTGGCGTGAGGTCGAGCTGGCGGTGCTGGAGGCCTGGGCGCACGCCGGCGCGGCCACCGCCTCGACGCTGGCCACGGCTCAGGCCGTCCCGGCGCCGCTGCCGCGCGAGGTCGTCGAGGAGGAACAACGGACCCGCCACGACGTGGTGGCCTTCGTCAACGTCTGGACCGCTGGGATGCCCTCGGTGGTCGCGAGCTGGGTGCACCGAGGGGTGACCAGCTCCGACATCGTCGACACCGCCACCGGAGTGCGGCTCGCCCAGGTCAGCGAGCTGCTGGTGGCCGCGGCCGACCGCCTGGTCGCCTCACTGCGCGATCACGCGCTGGCCCACCAGCACACCGTCCAGGTCGGGCGCACCCACGGCCAGCACGCCGCGCCGACGGTCTGGGGTCTGCGGGTGGCCGATTTCGCCTTCGCGGTGGCTCGCTGCCGGGACCGGCTGGCCCAAGCCCGCGGCGAGGTGGCGGTGGCCAAGATCTCCGGGCCGGTGGGCAGTTACGCCGGAGTGAGCCCGGGCATCGAGCGGCGAGTGGCCAGCGCGCTGGGGCTGCGGCCCAGCCCGGTCTCGACCCAGGTGGTGATGCGTGACTCGATCGCGCACTGGATGTCGTGCCTGGCATTGCTGGCAAGCGTCTGCGAGGCCGTCGCGCTGGAAGTGCGCCATGGCGCCCGCTCGGAGGTGGCCGAGCTCTCCGAGTCCTTCCGCGACGGGCAGGCCGGCTCCTCGGCGATGCCGCACAAGCGCAACCCCGTGTCGGCCGAGAAGATCTGCGGTTTGGCCAGGGTGGTGCGCGGCTACGTCAACCCGGTGATGGAGGGCGTGGCGCTATGGAACCAGCGCGACATCTCCCACTCCTCGGTCGAGCGGATCTGCCTGCCGGACGCCTCGGCGATCCTGGAGCACCTGCTCACCAGCACGACCGAGTTGATCGATGACCTCGTGGTGGACGCCGACCGGATGCGGGACAACCTGGCCGCGGCCGGGTCCACGGTGTTCAGCCACGCCGCGCTGACGGTTCTGCTGGACGCGGGCCTGGACCGGCGCCGCGCCTACGCGATGATCCAGAAGCGCGCGCACGCCGGCGACGCCCAGCCGTTGTCGACCTTGTTGCAGGCGGCGCTGCGGGCCGAGGGCATCGACATACCGCCCGAGCGCTGGGCCGCGGTCACCGACCTGGACCGGGAGCTAGCCGAGGTCGGGGCGGTGTTCCAGCGGTTGCGCGGCCTGCGCTGA
- a CDS encoding MFS transporter — protein MTSFAGASRLTFAALANPNYRRFFTGQAISLTGTWMQSVAQAWLVLQLTGSATALGLVVALQTLPVLLLGPYAGVVADRVDKRRLMMALQAVMGVLALALGVLTVTGEVRLWQVYLLAVLLGLNNCFENPARQAFVLEMVGPADVRNAVSLNSVLVNVARAVGPALAGVIIATGGLGACFLLNALSFVAVVFSLATLDTSTLRPAPPASRTPGQLREGLRYVRRTPALAVPLVMMGLIGCFTYEFQVVLPVVAKQTFGGGPQVYGFMTAAMGVGAVLGGLWVAARGRVGIRSLVNSAAVFGVLVAAAAAAPTLALELIALTLVGAASVGFLAKGNSTLQLAAEPGMRGRVMALWSVAFLGSTPIGGPIAGAISEQFGGRAGLALGAAACLLAAGLGALVLRRLDPAEVGQAAGQPAQGDRGRSDDACATRSHQGHAA, from the coding sequence GTGACGAGCTTCGCCGGAGCGAGCCGGTTGACCTTCGCCGCCCTGGCCAATCCCAATTACCGGCGCTTCTTCACCGGCCAGGCCATCTCGCTGACCGGCACCTGGATGCAGAGCGTGGCGCAGGCCTGGCTGGTGCTGCAGTTGACCGGCTCGGCGACCGCGCTGGGCCTGGTGGTCGCCTTGCAGACGCTGCCGGTGCTGCTGCTCGGCCCCTACGCCGGAGTGGTCGCCGACCGGGTCGACAAGCGGCGGTTGATGATGGCCCTGCAGGCGGTCATGGGCGTGCTGGCCCTCGCGCTGGGCGTGCTCACGGTCACCGGCGAGGTGCGGCTGTGGCAGGTCTACCTGCTGGCGGTGCTGCTCGGACTGAACAACTGCTTCGAGAACCCGGCCCGGCAGGCCTTCGTGCTCGAGATGGTCGGCCCCGCCGACGTGCGCAACGCCGTCAGCTTGAACTCGGTGCTGGTCAACGTCGCCCGGGCGGTCGGCCCGGCGCTCGCCGGCGTGATCATCGCCACCGGCGGCCTCGGCGCCTGCTTCCTGCTCAACGCCCTCAGCTTCGTGGCGGTGGTCTTCTCACTCGCCACCCTGGACACCTCGACGCTGCGCCCGGCGCCGCCGGCCAGCCGGACGCCGGGCCAACTGCGCGAGGGCCTGCGCTACGTCCGGCGGACTCCGGCGCTGGCCGTTCCCCTGGTCATGATGGGCCTGATCGGTTGCTTCACCTACGAATTCCAGGTCGTCCTGCCGGTGGTCGCGAAGCAGACCTTCGGCGGCGGCCCGCAGGTGTACGGCTTCATGACGGCGGCGATGGGCGTCGGGGCGGTGCTGGGCGGGCTGTGGGTCGCGGCTCGCGGCCGGGTCGGCATCAGGTCGCTGGTCAACTCCGCCGCCGTGTTCGGGGTGCTGGTCGCCGCGGCCGCCGCGGCGCCGACGCTGGCCCTGGAACTCATTGCGCTGACCCTGGTGGGCGCGGCCAGCGTCGGCTTTCTGGCCAAGGGCAACAGCACCCTGCAGCTGGCAGCCGAGCCCGGCATGCGAGGCCGGGTGATGGCGCTGTGGTCGGTCGCCTTTCTCGGCTCCACGCCGATCGGCGGGCCGATCGCCGGCGCGATCAGCGAGCAGTTCGGCGGCCGGGCCGGACTGGCGCTCGGCGCGGCGGCCTGCCTGCTGGCGGCCGGGCTTGGCGCGCTGGTGCTGCGCCGGCTCGATCCAGCCGAGGTCGGGCAGGCGGCGGGCCAGCCGGCCCAGGGCGACCGCGGCCGGTCAGACGACGCCTGCGCTACCCGGTCTCACCAGGGCCACGCGGCCTGA
- a CDS encoding DUF4157 domain-containing protein, protein MAARRSDPVRTTGKPGRARPDPSTPELQPADPARPAGAMVALPGLAVTPGAGSPDRLRTGLQALAARPKLMVGRADDPAEIEADAMAEAVLGRLPHEGAADTGDPHQGVVGPLRRAAAGTPTPAVAHAAALGAAGGEVDSQTEQALQAARSSGAPLSSTVRREYEAAFGADFSGVRVHSGPASAQLNAALGAHAFTLGSDIYFGDRVPTTAAPADRRLMAHELAHTLQDGGGARRAMVRRLAVQITPAWHQPEDEELPEEAELASTEAAPHTETLPEAHVGSSDEPMTPELTVTGAPTAKAWELVIESVAIVGRPTTLFTGSMGDHMTAFVISRKGVENALFGQSFPVAVRELGEMVDDLEKLPGWALVDSLKPAEEEESPETVTEPASLGTADIEGEASGSALPSSASALTAVIDLDEEEAPARPEPYRRASHHARFREAEQNLIARRALVDTAATDDVKVLRLQDYVAAYLELRELVPLSASNWLGANRGKGGKGDGETGLEGFLAAPGTQRPGNLRRDFLSTIATYRMAQAAIEPNKDALAILMPGLDHALSADERTELMARQHVQSVLTNFPQNFAGLADDILRAEGREPIGKGAGASSASSAEAERDQDADFTIILNHLRRIVRMRYSEAAEKEYAHQTQVAQVLEGAEEAETAIRDAMALTAFMKTPAPTRMKASALTEEEKGSGRVPKREREGGPETVEDGDGLYRGLTPGQAKKVYTGRDGFTKRKSDPPSPLPKSDLAVQILLDDTGAVGRAVVGRQGKYTKGAHTIPWMQWVLWLNADIIGKQPAAALAAFQTTTEPAVRAKLAGDVVVTTAPSESMTGEASMTGEAMTLEIGEAGPEGADADQPVGSMPLIELQVAIADLLDEITDAADSSVLDATDTGGKGEASHRMALAAYEKGQRMLTPEQLVIHILALCDVGEADSKLAKRTVKKALAGAAQDYPNAYAASLISEDELEDLVDRASIGKEGVYEHDSESEPDSESESEEEKRSKKRKKKAHKGR, encoded by the coding sequence GTGGCCGCGAGGCGTAGTGACCCGGTTCGCACGACCGGCAAGCCCGGGCGGGCGAGGCCTGATCCGAGCACACCCGAGCTGCAACCGGCCGACCCCGCCCGGCCGGCCGGTGCGATGGTGGCGCTGCCGGGTCTGGCTGTGACCCCGGGCGCGGGGTCCCCGGATCGGTTGCGGACCGGCCTGCAAGCCTTGGCGGCCCGTCCGAAGCTGATGGTCGGACGCGCTGACGACCCGGCCGAGATCGAGGCCGACGCGATGGCCGAGGCCGTGCTGGGCCGGTTGCCGCACGAAGGCGCCGCTGACACCGGCGACCCGCATCAGGGCGTGGTCGGACCGCTGCGCCGGGCAGCAGCCGGCACGCCGACGCCGGCTGTTGCCCACGCGGCAGCGCTCGGAGCGGCCGGCGGCGAGGTCGACAGCCAGACCGAGCAGGCGCTGCAGGCGGCGAGGTCCTCCGGCGCGCCGCTGTCGAGCACCGTGCGCCGCGAGTACGAGGCCGCCTTCGGCGCCGACTTCAGCGGCGTGCGCGTGCATTCGGGCCCGGCGTCGGCGCAGCTCAACGCGGCGCTGGGCGCCCATGCCTTCACCCTCGGCTCTGACATCTACTTCGGCGACCGGGTGCCGACCACCGCCGCTCCCGCCGACCGGCGCCTGATGGCCCATGAGCTGGCCCACACCCTGCAGGACGGCGGTGGCGCGCGCCGGGCGATGGTGCGCCGGCTGGCCGTGCAGATCACCCCGGCCTGGCATCAGCCCGAGGACGAGGAGCTGCCCGAGGAGGCGGAGCTCGCCAGCACCGAGGCCGCACCGCACACCGAGACGCTGCCCGAGGCCCACGTCGGCAGCTCCGATGAGCCGATGACGCCCGAGCTCACGGTCACCGGCGCGCCAACCGCCAAAGCCTGGGAGCTCGTCATCGAGTCGGTGGCGATCGTGGGGCGCCCGACCACGCTGTTCACCGGTTCGATGGGCGATCACATGACCGCCTTCGTGATCTCGCGCAAGGGCGTGGAGAACGCGCTGTTCGGGCAGTCCTTTCCGGTCGCGGTGCGGGAGCTCGGTGAGATGGTCGACGACCTGGAGAAGCTGCCCGGCTGGGCGCTGGTCGACTCGCTGAAGCCGGCCGAGGAGGAGGAGTCGCCAGAGACCGTCACAGAGCCGGCAAGCCTCGGGACTGCCGACATCGAGGGCGAGGCCAGTGGATCGGCGTTGCCCAGCAGCGCGTCGGCTCTCACCGCGGTCATCGACCTGGACGAGGAGGAGGCTCCGGCCCGGCCCGAGCCCTACCGGCGGGCATCCCACCATGCCCGGTTCCGGGAGGCAGAGCAGAACCTGATCGCCCGTCGTGCGCTGGTGGACACCGCCGCCACCGACGATGTGAAGGTGCTGCGGCTGCAGGATTACGTCGCGGCCTACCTGGAGCTGCGCGAGCTGGTCCCGCTGTCAGCGTCCAACTGGCTAGGCGCCAACCGCGGCAAGGGCGGCAAGGGCGATGGCGAGACCGGCCTGGAGGGCTTTCTCGCCGCCCCCGGCACCCAGCGGCCGGGCAACCTCCGCCGGGACTTCCTGAGCACGATCGCCACCTACCGGATGGCCCAGGCGGCGATCGAGCCCAACAAGGACGCGCTGGCCATCCTGATGCCGGGCCTGGACCACGCCCTGAGCGCCGACGAGCGCACCGAGCTGATGGCGCGCCAGCACGTCCAGTCGGTGCTCACCAACTTTCCGCAGAACTTCGCCGGCCTGGCCGATGACATCCTGCGGGCCGAAGGCCGCGAGCCGATTGGCAAGGGCGCCGGGGCGAGCAGCGCGTCCAGCGCGGAGGCCGAGCGTGACCAGGACGCCGACTTCACGATCATCCTCAACCACCTGAGGCGGATCGTCCGGATGCGCTATTCCGAGGCTGCGGAGAAGGAGTACGCCCACCAGACGCAGGTGGCCCAGGTGCTGGAGGGCGCCGAGGAGGCCGAGACCGCCATCCGGGATGCGATGGCCCTGACGGCGTTCATGAAGACCCCGGCGCCCACCCGGATGAAGGCGTCGGCGCTGACCGAGGAGGAGAAGGGCAGCGGCCGCGTTCCCAAGCGCGAACGCGAGGGCGGGCCGGAGACCGTCGAGGACGGCGACGGGCTCTACCGGGGGTTGACGCCCGGGCAGGCCAAGAAGGTGTACACCGGCCGCGACGGTTTCACCAAGCGCAAGTCCGACCCACCGAGTCCGCTGCCCAAGTCCGATCTCGCGGTGCAGATCCTGCTCGACGACACGGGCGCGGTCGGGCGCGCGGTGGTGGGGCGGCAGGGCAAGTACACCAAGGGCGCCCACACCATCCCGTGGATGCAGTGGGTGCTCTGGCTCAACGCCGACATCATCGGCAAGCAGCCCGCGGCCGCGCTGGCTGCCTTTCAGACCACGACAGAGCCCGCGGTCAGGGCCAAGCTGGCCGGCGACGTCGTGGTCACCACCGCCCCGTCGGAGTCGATGACCGGTGAGGCGTCGATGACCGGTGAGGCGATGACGCTCGAGATCGGGGAGGCCGGCCCCGAGGGCGCAGACGCCGACCAACCGGTCGGGTCGATGCCGCTGATCGAGCTTCAGGTGGCCATCGCCGACCTGCTCGATGAGATCACCGACGCCGCGGACAGCTCCGTCCTCGACGCCACCGACACCGGCGGCAAGGGCGAGGCCAGCCACCGCATGGCACTCGCCGCCTACGAGAAGGGTCAGCGGATGTTGACCCCCGAGCAGTTGGTGATCCACATCCTGGCTCTGTGCGACGTGGGCGAGGCCGATTCGAAGCTGGCGAAGCGGACCGTGAAGAAGGCGCTGGCGGGTGCGGCGCAGGACTACCCGAATGCCTACGCGGCGAGCCTGATCTCAGAGGATGAGCTGGAGGACCTGGTGGATCGGGCCAGCATCGGCAAGGAAGGCGTGTACGAGCACGACTCCGAGTCCGAGCCGGACTCCGAATCGGAGTCAGAAGAGGAGAAACGCTCGAAGAAACGGAAGAAGAAGGCCCACAAGGGCAGGTGA
- a CDS encoding MarR family transcriptional regulator translates to MLADRQIFREITRVQKDKQRTQRFAAQDVDRLRIALARIARQVDRQVSGDGMTRTQLSVLATVARLGPLGLSELADIEGLNPTMLSRVVGKLEADGLVSRAATEADRRAVRVQTTAAGRALQQRLRRQRSQLFAARLSGLPAEQVEALSAALPALETLAEHLNRPQPVKAELEKAGR, encoded by the coding sequence ATGCTTGCCGATAGGCAAATATTTAGGGAGATCACCCGAGTGCAGAAGGACAAGCAGCGCACCCAGCGGTTCGCAGCCCAGGACGTGGACCGCTTGCGGATCGCGCTGGCGCGGATCGCCCGGCAGGTCGACCGGCAGGTCTCCGGGGACGGGATGACCCGCACCCAGCTGTCGGTGCTGGCCACCGTGGCCCGGCTCGGGCCACTCGGTCTCAGCGAACTGGCTGACATCGAAGGGCTGAACCCCACCATGCTGTCGCGGGTGGTGGGCAAGTTGGAGGCCGACGGGCTGGTGTCGCGGGCGGCCACCGAGGCCGACCGGCGCGCCGTGCGGGTGCAGACCACTGCCGCCGGACGCGCGCTGCAGCAGCGATTGCGCCGCCAGCGAAGCCAGCTGTTCGCCGCGCGCCTGTCCGGCCTGCCGGCCGAGCAGGTCGAGGCGTTGTCCGCCGCCCTGCCCGCCCTGGAGACGCTGGCCGAGCATCTCAACCGGCCGCAGCCGGTCAAGGCCGAGCTGGAGAAGGCAGGACGGTGA
- a CDS encoding inositol monophosphatase, translated as MLDPAQLAFVTDSIRRVAGEVVLPRFGQLAAGDIEEKSPGDLVTIADRDAERALAELLTRLLPGSVVVGEEAVAADPAVLQALHGGAPVWIIDPIDGTEAFVTGSPRFATLVALAQRGELLASWTYAPLLELTATAVAGQGAYLNGRPLTVARPAAGLRGLDVALPQPRWWAEPDRERFNALFLTGVSPAFFDTSGLVYVELAAGRRSAMVVNWELPWDHAAGLLLHAEAGGHARTAEGKPFNLAGGNAMPVAVAPDALTASLLLAGCSAQAAQPLEHRPDLG; from the coding sequence GTGCTTGATCCCGCGCAGCTGGCCTTTGTCACTGACTCGATCCGGCGGGTGGCCGGCGAGGTGGTCCTGCCGCGCTTCGGCCAGCTGGCGGCCGGGGACATCGAGGAGAAGTCCCCCGGCGACCTGGTCACGATCGCTGACCGGGATGCCGAGCGGGCGCTGGCCGAGCTGCTGACGCGGCTGCTGCCCGGCTCGGTGGTGGTCGGCGAAGAGGCGGTCGCGGCCGACCCGGCCGTTCTGCAGGCGCTGCACGGCGGGGCGCCGGTCTGGATCATCGACCCGATCGACGGCACCGAGGCCTTCGTGACCGGCAGTCCCCGGTTCGCCACCCTGGTCGCCCTGGCACAGCGAGGCGAGCTGCTGGCCTCCTGGACCTACGCGCCGCTGCTGGAGCTGACCGCCACCGCCGTCGCCGGCCAGGGCGCCTACCTCAACGGCCGGCCGCTCACGGTGGCCCGGCCGGCCGCCGGCCTGCGCGGGCTGGACGTGGCACTGCCGCAACCGCGCTGGTGGGCCGAGCCGGACCGCGAGCGGTTCAACGCGCTGTTCCTGACCGGCGTCTCCCCCGCCTTCTTCGACACCTCTGGGCTGGTCTACGTCGAGCTTGCCGCCGGCCGCCGCTCGGCCATGGTGGTGAACTGGGAGCTGCCCTGGGACCACGCCGCCGGGCTGCTCCTGCATGCCGAGGCCGGCGGGCACGCCCGGACCGCCGAGGGCAAGCCGTTCAACCTCGCCGGGGGCAACGCGATGCCGGTGGCTGTGGCGCCGGATGCCCTGACCGCGTCGCTTCTGCTGGCCGGCTGCTCAGCGCAGGCCGCGCAACCGCTGGAACACCGCCCCGACCTCGGCTAG
- a CDS encoding adenylosuccinate synthetase — translation MNTVATPTALDDLSDSGLSLHGVRQIRQAQHDQTLAKLAALNIKAPAAQHVTWVGDLQQGDGGKGAMADRLGPSHQLIVRTQGGDNAGHTTVFTAGSGQNVVLKNHIVPSGLRHPGCVGVLGNGVLLNAERLADELAAFAQHVPDIDKRVLVSARAHLVLPLHRLVDGYQEDLKRQSAHEIGTTHRGIGPANVSKVNRIGIRVGDLSDMDLVEERLHANVQFFHLEPDQVRQNLEWLSGYRKLLLSLAIDSRRLINTAVSEGYSVLFEGAQGPLIDLEHGIYPYVTTSPTAVYSVCSGSGVDLSKVTRRVGVLKLYQTMVGNGAFVSEDHGELGERLRRVGEEVGTTTGRPRRCGWLDLVHAHWAVGLNQYTSVVLTKLDVLDDFDEIGVCVAYQRDGEILAHFEPEHRVLTQCTPIYRYFKGWKCSTRELDSYSELPERARQLIDFVGEYLGVDISGVTKGPRDSDILVPAASELIPMLAGPARAGSDRAG, via the coding sequence GTGAACACCGTTGCCACTCCGACCGCACTGGATGACCTCAGCGACTCGGGGCTCTCGCTGCACGGCGTGCGGCAGATCCGGCAGGCCCAGCACGACCAGACGCTGGCAAAGCTGGCCGCGCTGAATATCAAGGCGCCCGCGGCGCAGCACGTCACCTGGGTCGGCGACCTGCAGCAGGGGGACGGCGGCAAGGGGGCGATGGCTGACCGGTTGGGCCCTTCGCACCAGCTCATCGTCCGCACCCAGGGCGGTGACAACGCCGGGCACACCACGGTGTTCACCGCCGGCAGCGGTCAGAACGTGGTGCTCAAGAACCACATCGTCCCGTCGGGCCTGCGCCACCCGGGTTGCGTCGGGGTGCTGGGCAACGGCGTGCTGCTCAACGCCGAGCGGCTCGCTGACGAGCTGGCCGCCTTCGCCCAGCACGTCCCGGACATCGACAAGCGGGTCCTGGTCAGTGCGCGGGCGCATCTGGTCCTGCCGCTGCATCGGTTGGTGGACGGCTACCAGGAAGACCTCAAGCGGCAGTCCGCGCACGAGATCGGCACCACCCACCGCGGCATCGGGCCGGCGAATGTCAGCAAGGTCAACCGCATCGGGATCCGGGTCGGCGACCTCTCAGACATGGACCTGGTCGAGGAGCGGCTGCATGCCAACGTGCAGTTCTTCCATCTCGAGCCCGACCAGGTCAGGCAGAACCTCGAGTGGCTGAGCGGCTACCGCAAGCTGCTGCTGTCACTGGCCATCGACTCGCGGCGGCTGATCAACACCGCTGTCTCCGAAGGCTATTCGGTGTTGTTCGAAGGCGCCCAGGGGCCGCTGATCGACCTGGAGCACGGCATCTACCCCTATGTGACCACCTCGCCGACCGCGGTCTACTCGGTGTGCAGCGGCAGCGGAGTGGACCTGAGCAAGGTGACCCGCCGGGTCGGCGTGCTGAAGCTGTACCAGACGATGGTGGGCAACGGCGCGTTCGTCTCCGAGGACCACGGCGAGCTCGGCGAGCGGTTGCGGCGGGTCGGCGAGGAGGTGGGCACCACCACCGGCCGCCCCCGGCGCTGCGGCTGGCTTGACCTGGTGCACGCGCACTGGGCGGTCGGGTTGAACCAGTACACCAGCGTGGTGCTCACCAAACTCGATGTCCTCGACGACTTCGACGAGATCGGGGTCTGCGTCGCCTACCAGCGCGACGGCGAGATCCTGGCGCACTTCGAGCCCGAGCACCGGGTGCTGACGCAGTGCACGCCGATCTACCGCTATTTCAAGGGATGGAAGTGCTCCACCAGAGAGCTGGACAGCTACTCGGAGCTGCCCGAGCGCGCCAGGCAGTTGATCGATTTCGTCGGTGAGTACCTCGGCGTGGACATCAGCGGCGTCACCAAGGGCCCGCGAGACAGCGACATCCTGGTTCCGGCGGCCTCTGAGCTGATCCCGATGCTGGCCGGGCCCGCCCGCGCTGGATCAGACCGTGCTGGATAG
- a CDS encoding TIGR00730 family Rossman fold protein — protein MFCGASAGASTEYVSQAHALGAELGRRGLGLVYGAGGVGVMGAVSDGALSTGGEVIGVIPQALMDREYGRLDLSDVRVVATMHERKAVMHELADAFIVLPGGLGTLEEMFETLTWSQLGLQHKPLVVLNIGGYYTPLRSLLSHAVAEGFMSRADQALMGFADTVPEIWPALGLAPSSPA, from the coding sequence GTGTTTTGCGGTGCCAGCGCCGGGGCGTCCACCGAGTACGTGTCGCAGGCTCACGCGCTCGGCGCCGAGCTCGGGCGCCGGGGCCTTGGCCTGGTCTACGGCGCCGGCGGGGTGGGTGTGATGGGCGCGGTCTCCGACGGCGCGCTCTCGACCGGCGGCGAGGTGATCGGGGTGATCCCGCAGGCCTTGATGGACCGGGAGTACGGGCGGTTGGATCTGAGCGACGTGCGGGTGGTGGCCACCATGCACGAGCGCAAGGCCGTCATGCACGAGCTGGCGGATGCCTTCATCGTGCTGCCCGGGGGCCTGGGAACCCTGGAGGAGATGTTCGAGACGCTGACCTGGTCACAGCTGGGCCTGCAGCACAAACCGCTGGTGGTGCTCAACATCGGCGGCTATTACACGCCCCTGCGCAGCCTGCTCTCGCACGCGGTCGCCGAGGGATTCATGAGCCGGGCCGACCAGGCGCTGATGGGTTTCGCCGACACGGTGCCCGAGATCTGGCCGGCGCTGGGGCTGGCCCCGAGCAGTCCGGCCTAG
- a CDS encoding MFS transporter translates to MTTSASAELSSTGARSSVAGGPPTPADRRWRMLIVVAIVLTGLTMRVAVTSVGAVLTDLEHGLHASPSVAGVITTLPVIAFAGIGFLGPRLAHRFGQHRLVAAALLAATVGLVFRAVADSVWLFAVLSMLALTGGAIANVMMPTLVKRHFPDRIGTMTAVYTTSLALGLTASAGLSAPLAGLDGQNWRFGIGAWALLTAVAILPWLPMLAGDRPGPAGLPDRVPLSGLLRSKLAWALTLMFGTQSFQAYIAFGWFTDFFRHHNLDATEAGLLVAFYAALSVPVSMAIPALAVRGQRLIVIVLSAAGLVSYLGMLLAPVAGAWLWMLLGGISSGMFPLALTMIGLRSRQIPTTAALSAFVQGIGYLMAGTGPLLVGVLLGISDSWTWPLVLLIIAVLGAAAAAWYAARPEFVDDQLRRPKSALRSPAEVGPAVQ, encoded by the coding sequence GTGACCACGTCCGCCTCCGCCGAGCTCAGCAGCACCGGCGCACGCAGCTCGGTCGCGGGGGGCCCGCCGACGCCGGCCGACCGGCGTTGGCGGATGCTGATCGTGGTGGCCATCGTGCTCACCGGCCTGACCATGCGGGTGGCCGTCACCAGCGTGGGGGCGGTGCTGACCGACCTCGAGCACGGCCTGCACGCCTCGCCCTCGGTCGCCGGCGTCATCACCACGCTGCCGGTGATCGCCTTCGCCGGCATCGGCTTTCTCGGCCCGCGACTGGCCCACCGCTTCGGTCAGCACCGGTTGGTGGCAGCGGCGCTGCTGGCGGCCACCGTCGGCCTGGTGTTCCGGGCAGTCGCCGACAGCGTCTGGCTGTTCGCGGTGCTGAGCATGCTGGCTCTCACCGGCGGCGCGATCGCCAACGTGATGATGCCGACGCTGGTCAAGAGGCACTTCCCCGACCGGATCGGGACGATGACGGCCGTCTACACCACGTCGCTGGCGCTCGGCCTGACCGCCTCTGCCGGCCTCAGCGCGCCGCTGGCCGGGCTGGACGGGCAGAACTGGCGGTTCGGCATCGGCGCCTGGGCGTTGTTGACCGCGGTCGCCATCCTGCCGTGGCTGCCGATGCTGGCCGGAGACCGCCCCGGGCCTGCCGGCCTGCCTGACCGGGTGCCGTTGAGCGGGTTGCTGCGCAGCAAGCTCGCGTGGGCGCTGACCCTGATGTTCGGCACCCAGTCCTTTCAGGCCTACATCGCCTTCGGCTGGTTCACCGACTTCTTCCGCCATCACAACCTGGACGCGACCGAGGCAGGCCTGCTGGTGGCCTTCTACGCGGCGCTGTCGGTTCCGGTGTCCATGGCGATCCCCGCTCTGGCGGTGCGCGGCCAGCGCCTGATCGTGATCGTGCTCTCGGCTGCCGGCCTGGTGTCCTACCTGGGAATGCTGCTGGCGCCGGTCGCCGGCGCCTGGTTGTGGATGCTGCTGGGCGGCATCAGCAGCGGGATGTTCCCGCTGGCCCTGACGATGATCGGGCTGCGCTCGCGCCAGATCCCGACCACCGCGGCGCTGTCGGCGTTCGTCCAGGGCATCGGCTACCTGATGGCCGGAACCGGCCCGCTGCTGGTCGGCGTCCTGCTCGGGATCTCCGACAGCTGGACCTGGCCGCTGGTGCTGTTGATCATCGCCGTCCTCGGAGCAGCGGCAGCCGCCTGGTACGCCGCGCGGCCGGAATTCGTCGACGACCAGCTTCGCCGGCCGAAGTCGGCCCTGCGGTCGCCGGCCGAAGTCGGCCCTGCGGTCCAGTAG
- a CDS encoding NUDIX domain-containing protein, protein MAAKRSAGILLFRRRPQLQVLIGHLGGPLWSRRESAAWSIPKGEYGPDEAALDAARREFTEELGLPVPEAELIELGVVRQSGGKQVTAWAAEADLDLDQVVLGTFELEWPRGSGRVERFPELDRLAWCEPEVARDRLITSQRQFLDRLAEHLLRPRGPGETG, encoded by the coding sequence ATGGCTGCCAAGCGAAGCGCCGGGATCCTGCTGTTCCGCCGTCGACCGCAGCTGCAGGTGCTGATCGGCCATCTCGGCGGGCCGCTCTGGAGCCGGCGCGAGAGCGCCGCCTGGTCGATCCCGAAAGGTGAGTACGGCCCGGACGAAGCCGCCCTGGACGCGGCCCGGCGCGAGTTCACCGAGGAGCTGGGGCTGCCGGTTCCCGAGGCGGAGCTCATCGAACTCGGCGTCGTGCGGCAGAGCGGCGGCAAGCAGGTCACCGCCTGGGCCGCCGAGGCCGACCTGGACCTCGATCAGGTGGTGCTGGGCACCTTCGAGCTGGAATGGCCCCGTGGCTCCGGGCGCGTCGAGCGTTTCCCCGAGCTGGACCGGCTGGCCTGGTGTGAGCCGGAGGTGGCCCGGGATCGACTGATCACCAGTCAGCGACAGTTTCTGGACCGGCTGGCCGAGCACCTGCTCAGGCCGCGTGGCCCTGGTGAGACCGGGTAG